In Streptosporangiales bacterium, a single genomic region encodes these proteins:
- a CDS encoding pyridoxal-phosphate dependent enzyme produces MGADGELLLKLETCQPTGAFKVRGALNALSNLPADTPVVTASAGNAGLGVAYAAGRLGRTATIVVPGTAAAPKVAALRRLGAELVQVGTSYDEAEARALELVDETGAYYLSSYNDPLVIAGQGTIGHELDAQLSGPLTVVCGLGGGGLASGLGLWASTRADVRVVGVEAAASTAMSATVAAGHDVQVTVGETLADGLEGNLERGSVTVGLVAEHVHSMVTVTEEELRSALRHLATERGVVAEGAAAAPVAAVLAGKVPGHGTTVAVVSGRNIAMPVYASILAEG; encoded by the coding sequence GTGGGAGCCGACGGCGAGCTGCTGCTGAAGCTGGAGACGTGCCAGCCGACCGGCGCGTTCAAGGTTCGGGGCGCGCTCAACGCGCTGTCCAACCTGCCCGCGGACACCCCGGTCGTCACGGCGTCCGCCGGTAACGCGGGCCTCGGCGTCGCCTACGCCGCCGGCCGGCTGGGCCGCACCGCCACCATCGTGGTGCCGGGGACGGCGGCCGCGCCGAAGGTCGCCGCACTGCGGCGGCTCGGCGCGGAGCTGGTGCAGGTGGGCACGTCGTACGACGAGGCGGAGGCGCGTGCCCTTGAGCTGGTCGACGAGACGGGTGCGTACTACCTGTCGTCGTACAACGATCCGCTGGTGATCGCCGGCCAGGGCACCATCGGACACGAGCTGGACGCGCAGCTGAGCGGGCCGCTTACGGTGGTCTGCGGCCTCGGCGGCGGCGGGCTCGCGAGCGGCCTGGGGCTGTGGGCCTCGACCCGCGCCGACGTGCGCGTGGTGGGTGTGGAGGCGGCCGCGTCGACGGCGATGTCCGCGACCGTCGCGGCCGGGCACGACGTGCAGGTGACCGTCGGTGAGACGCTCGCCGACGGCCTCGAGGGCAACCTGGAGCGGGGCTCGGTGACGGTCGGCCTGGTCGCCGAGCACGTGCACAGCATGGTCACGGTGACCGAGGAGGAGCTGCGGTCGGCGCTGCGCCACCTGGCCACGGAACGCGGCGTGGTCGCCGAGGGGGCGGCCGCCGCACCGGTCGCCGCCGTGCTCGCCGGCAAGGTGCCCGGGCACGGCACCACGGTCGCCGTGGTGTCCGGGCGCAACATCGCGATGCCCGTGTACGCGTCGATCCTCGCCGAGGGCTGA
- a CDS encoding FAD-binding protein, producing the protein MGIQTLPTPTTTAVLRDLRAAVAAPVLAVGDAGYDEQRATWAGAIDPRPAAVVLAATAADIRTAVLVARTHDLPFAVQSTGHGTYLPCDGGVLVKTAGMDAVRIDPAARTATVGPGVRWSAVIAAAEPYGLAPVSGTSSSVGVAGYTLGGGMGWLSRRFGFAGDNVVRVELVTADGRLVTASADEYPDLFWAVRGAGANFGVVTSLEFRLHPVSRVYAGAAYYPLERAADVLDHYRGWAATQPAELSTSLVVMRQPPVDVPGPVLAIRGAYVGSEAAGRGALAPLRRVAGRALADTFVEGPYADVAKIGGTPSRQFELFTSPPDVLAELPQHSAVEAVEVRYWGGAMAQPAAGAGPVGHREVPFSATVHGPVSALAPVAGAATGGSFLNFLHEMSRTADAYTPADYRRLRALKAVHDPDNVFGRIHNIPPAGQATRL; encoded by the coding sequence ATGGGCATCCAGACCCTCCCGACACCGACGACCACCGCCGTCCTGCGAGACCTGCGGGCCGCGGTGGCCGCGCCCGTGCTCGCCGTCGGCGACGCCGGCTACGACGAGCAGCGGGCCACCTGGGCCGGCGCGATCGACCCGCGCCCGGCGGCCGTCGTGCTCGCGGCGACGGCTGCGGACATCCGGACTGCGGTGCTGGTGGCGCGGACCCACGACCTGCCGTTCGCCGTGCAGTCCACCGGCCACGGCACCTACCTGCCGTGCGACGGCGGCGTGCTGGTGAAGACGGCCGGCATGGACGCGGTGCGGATCGACCCCGCCGCGCGTACCGCTACCGTCGGCCCCGGCGTCCGGTGGAGCGCGGTGATCGCGGCCGCGGAACCGTACGGGCTGGCGCCGGTGTCCGGTACCTCCTCTTCGGTCGGCGTGGCCGGCTACACCCTCGGCGGCGGGATGGGCTGGCTGTCGCGCCGCTTCGGCTTCGCGGGAGACAACGTCGTGCGGGTCGAGCTGGTCACGGCCGACGGCCGGCTGGTGACCGCGAGCGCCGACGAGTACCCCGACCTGTTCTGGGCGGTGCGCGGCGCGGGCGCGAACTTCGGCGTGGTCACCTCGCTGGAGTTCCGGCTGCACCCGGTCTCCCGGGTCTACGCCGGCGCCGCGTACTACCCGCTCGAGCGCGCCGCCGACGTGCTCGACCACTACCGCGGCTGGGCGGCGACGCAGCCTGCGGAGCTGTCCACGTCACTGGTGGTGATGCGGCAGCCGCCCGTCGACGTGCCCGGCCCGGTGCTGGCGATCCGCGGCGCGTACGTCGGCAGCGAGGCGGCCGGCCGGGGCGCGCTTGCGCCGCTGCGGCGGGTCGCCGGCCGCGCGCTGGCGGACACCTTCGTCGAGGGGCCGTACGCGGACGTGGCGAAGATCGGTGGCACGCCGTCGCGCCAGTTCGAGCTGTTCACCTCGCCGCCGGATGTACTCGCCGAGCTGCCGCAGCACTCCGCGGTGGAGGCGGTCGAGGTCAGGTACTGGGGCGGTGCGATGGCGCAGCCGGCAGCGGGCGCGGGCCCCGTCGGGCACCGAGAGGTGCCGTTCTCCGCGACCGTGCACGGCCCGGTGTCCGCGCTAGCGCCGGTGGCGGGCGCGGCGACCGGCGGCTCGTTCCTGAACTTCCTGCACGAAATGTCGCGGACGGCCGACGCGTACACACCCGCCGACTACCGGCGGCTGCGTGCGCTGAAGGCGGTGCACGACCCGGACAACGTGTTCGGGCGTATCCACAACATCCCGCCCGCGGGTCAGGCGACGCGGCTGTAG
- a CDS encoding LysR family transcriptional regulator: MIDLRRLRVLRAVAHYGTVTGAAKALHFTPSAASQQLRQLGRELGVTLLEPQGRRVQLTAAARSLLAHADAIEAQWEQAEIDLRSAGDEPAGQLRVGAFPTAVSMLLAPAVAAAQATHPRLTVEVREVEPDVGFDQLFEGTLDLAIIEVTTSNPSMGDTRFDQQPLLDDPFDLVVNAEHRLAGRDGIALTEAADEPWIMSLPASACHGQIVSACTAAGFTPTIAHHALEWHAIAHLVAYGLGIALVPRLAYLAPHLPLVRVPLCGDPGPRRKLLTCTRSGARSSPAVAAVATELERVAKLAGDRVANTAAPLLH, encoded by the coding sequence ATGATCGATCTGCGTCGCCTCCGCGTGTTGCGGGCCGTCGCGCACTACGGCACGGTCACCGGCGCCGCCAAGGCACTGCACTTCACGCCGTCCGCGGCGTCCCAACAGCTCCGGCAGCTCGGCCGCGAGCTCGGCGTCACGCTGCTCGAGCCGCAGGGCCGGCGGGTGCAGCTGACCGCGGCCGCGCGGAGCCTGCTCGCCCACGCGGACGCGATCGAGGCGCAGTGGGAGCAGGCGGAGATCGACCTGCGCTCCGCCGGTGACGAGCCGGCCGGCCAGCTGCGGGTCGGCGCGTTCCCCACCGCGGTCTCCATGCTGCTCGCGCCCGCGGTGGCCGCCGCGCAGGCCACGCACCCGCGGTTGACGGTGGAGGTCCGCGAGGTGGAGCCCGACGTCGGCTTCGACCAGCTCTTCGAGGGCACCCTCGACCTCGCGATCATCGAGGTGACGACGTCGAACCCGTCCATGGGCGACACCCGCTTCGACCAGCAGCCGCTGCTCGACGACCCGTTCGACCTGGTCGTGAACGCCGAGCACCGCCTCGCCGGGCGCGACGGCATCGCGCTGACCGAAGCGGCCGACGAGCCGTGGATCATGTCGCTGCCGGCGAGCGCCTGCCACGGACAGATCGTCTCCGCATGCACGGCCGCCGGCTTCACCCCGACGATCGCGCACCACGCACTGGAATGGCATGCGATCGCACACCTCGTGGCGTACGGCCTCGGCATAGCGCTGGTGCCCCGCCTGGCGTACCTCGCCCCGCACCTGCCCCTGGTGCGGGTCCCGCTGTGCGGCGACCCCGGCCCGCGCCGCAAGCTCCTCACCTGCACCCGCAGCGGTGCCCGCTCCTCCCCCGCCGTAGCCGCAGTAGCCACCGAGCTGGAACGCGTGGCAAAACTCGCCGGCGACCGCGTCGCCAACACCGCCGCGCCACTGCTCCACTGA
- a CDS encoding LysE family translocator has protein sequence MDAHLVIGFVLAAALLSIVPGQDMLFIISNAVVGGRRTAVLCAVGVSTGIAVHTVAAAFGLSALIAAAPAALDVIRWAGAAVLVYFAVSTWLASRRHLAAVTDDQPVPPPRSAARTYAMAVLTNVANPKVIIFYLAFVPQFVTTGASSWPVATQFLALGGLLIVVGLTVDSTVGLLAGTAAELIRKHRRVRCWLDRVSAAVFGALAARLVADSS, from the coding sequence GTGGACGCACATCTGGTCATCGGTTTCGTACTCGCCGCCGCACTGCTCAGCATCGTGCCCGGCCAGGACATGCTCTTCATCATCTCCAACGCGGTGGTCGGCGGCCGCCGTACGGCCGTCCTGTGTGCGGTGGGAGTGTCGACGGGCATTGCCGTCCACACCGTCGCGGCCGCGTTCGGCCTGAGCGCGCTGATCGCCGCGGCACCTGCCGCGCTCGACGTCATCAGGTGGGCGGGCGCCGCAGTGCTCGTGTACTTCGCGGTGAGCACCTGGCTGGCCAGTCGCCGGCACCTCGCGGCGGTCACCGACGACCAGCCGGTGCCGCCGCCGCGGTCCGCCGCGCGCACGTACGCGATGGCGGTGCTGACGAACGTCGCCAACCCGAAGGTGATCATCTTCTACCTGGCCTTCGTGCCGCAGTTCGTCACCACCGGGGCGAGCAGCTGGCCGGTCGCGACCCAGTTCCTCGCCCTCGGCGGCCTGCTGATCGTGGTCGGGCTGACCGTGGACAGCACCGTCGGGTTGCTCGCCGGTACCGCCGCCGAGCTGATCCGCAAGCACCGCCGGGTGCGCTGCTGGCTGGACCGCGTGTCGGCAGCGGTGTTCGGTGCTCTCGCGGCGCGACTGGTCGCGGACAGCTCGTGA
- the soxR gene encoding redox-sensitive transcriptional activator SoxR, with product MAKQSDTVRWEHKELTVGELAHRSGVAVSALHFYERKGLISSRRTSGNQRRYRRHMLRRIAMIRVAQRVGIPLDEIKVALAELPDGRTPNRQDWQRLSRQWRDRLDERIHRLEQLRDEFSGCIGCGCLSIDACGLANPQDQLAEHGPGPRRLLES from the coding sequence ATGGCCAAGCAGTCCGATACCGTCCGATGGGAGCACAAGGAGCTCACCGTCGGTGAGCTGGCGCACCGCAGTGGCGTCGCGGTCTCTGCGCTGCACTTCTACGAACGCAAGGGCCTGATCAGCAGCCGGCGGACGTCCGGCAACCAGCGTAGGTACCGCAGACACATGCTGCGCAGGATCGCGATGATCCGGGTCGCACAGCGCGTCGGTATCCCGCTGGACGAGATCAAGGTGGCGCTGGCCGAGCTGCCGGACGGGCGCACCCCGAACCGGCAGGACTGGCAGCGGTTGTCGCGGCAGTGGCGGGACCGGCTGGACGAGCGCATCCACCGCCTGGAGCAGCTGCGCGACGAGTTCAGCGGCTGCATCGGCTGCGGCTGCCTGTCCATCGACGCGTGCGGGCTGGCCAACCCACAGGACCAGCTCGCCGAGCACGGTCCGGGCCCGCGGCGGCTGTTGGAGTCGTAG
- a CDS encoding CDP-alcohol phosphatidyltransferase family protein, whose amino-acid sequence MDGEPPLRVLTWPNLLSGLRLLGVPLFLWLVLGPESDGWAVVVLAVSSVTDYLDGWLARVLNQTSRLGQMLDPVADRLYIFAIGIGLMLRDVVPWWLVAVLALREVVVAVWMPALYRHGYGPLQVHILGKAGTLCVLYAFPVLYLGVAVPVVEIYANVIGWAFALWGIALYWVAGVLYVEQARRLIRDQRQGRGPGRPELDRSEAGA is encoded by the coding sequence GTGGACGGTGAGCCACCGCTGAGGGTACTCACCTGGCCTAACCTGCTATCCGGACTCCGGCTGCTCGGAGTGCCGCTGTTCCTCTGGCTCGTGCTCGGCCCGGAGAGCGACGGCTGGGCGGTCGTCGTGCTCGCCGTCTCGTCCGTCACCGACTACCTGGACGGCTGGCTCGCCAGGGTCCTGAACCAGACCAGCAGGCTCGGTCAGATGCTGGACCCGGTGGCCGACCGGCTGTACATCTTCGCGATCGGCATCGGCCTGATGCTGCGTGACGTGGTGCCCTGGTGGCTGGTGGCCGTCCTGGCGCTCCGCGAGGTCGTGGTCGCCGTCTGGATGCCCGCGCTCTACAGGCACGGTTACGGCCCACTGCAGGTACACATCCTCGGCAAGGCCGGCACGCTCTGCGTGCTCTACGCCTTCCCGGTCCTTTACCTCGGCGTCGCCGTACCTGTCGTGGAAATCTACGCCAACGTCATCGGTTGGGCGTTCGCTCTTTGGGGTATTGCTCTCTACTGGGTGGCCGGGGTGCTGTACGTCGAGCAGGCCCGGCGTCTCATCCGGGACCAACGGCAGGGCCGCGGGCCCGGTAGGCCGGAACTGGATCGGAGCGAGGCAGGTGCCTGA
- a CDS encoding DUF881 domain-containing protein yields MASDRLKAAPQGKQPERAKRLDASMSMINDLLQERIEDDYRAARKLRVGSPHAARPRLSVRVVRRTAFFALLVVCALLATSGVRQLAVDAPKSAVDHDALVQEARDRSANVAALERKLAKTRQQYGRAQRQALAKDTRGAQQVQQLKGLQDITGFNAVHGDGVLVVVDDARGDDLDDQDVGGRVLDRDLQLLVNGLWAAGAQAIAINGVRLTALTAIREAGDAVLVDYRPLARPYRVRAIGDPNSLQASFAEGPAGSYFKTLQTSFDMRFEMSDRRDMRLPAASSVTLQYARGKDNP; encoded by the coding sequence ATGGCATCGGATCGTCTCAAGGCGGCACCCCAGGGCAAGCAGCCCGAGCGTGCCAAGCGCCTGGACGCGTCCATGTCCATGATCAACGACCTGCTCCAGGAGCGGATCGAGGACGACTACCGCGCGGCCAGGAAGCTGCGGGTGGGGTCGCCGCACGCCGCGCGCCCGCGGCTGTCAGTGCGCGTCGTCAGGCGCACGGCGTTCTTCGCGCTGCTCGTGGTGTGCGCACTGCTGGCCACCTCCGGGGTGCGCCAGCTCGCCGTCGACGCGCCCAAGTCCGCCGTCGACCACGACGCCCTGGTTCAGGAGGCGCGGGACCGGTCGGCGAACGTGGCCGCCCTCGAGCGGAAGCTCGCCAAGACCCGGCAGCAGTACGGCCGCGCGCAGCGGCAGGCCCTGGCCAAGGACACCCGCGGCGCGCAGCAGGTGCAGCAGCTGAAGGGACTGCAGGACATCACCGGGTTCAACGCGGTGCACGGCGACGGTGTGCTGGTCGTCGTGGACGACGCTAGGGGCGACGACCTCGACGACCAGGACGTCGGCGGCAGGGTGCTGGACCGCGATCTCCAGCTCCTCGTCAACGGCTTGTGGGCGGCGGGCGCCCAGGCGATCGCCATCAACGGGGTACGGCTGACCGCGCTGACGGCCATCAGGGAGGCCGGCGACGCAGTGCTGGTGGACTACCGCCCGCTCGCCCGCCCGTACCGGGTGCGGGCGATCGGTGACCCGAACTCCTTGCAGGCGTCGTTCGCCGAAGGTCCTGCGGGCAGCTACTTCAAGACCCTGCAGACCAGCTTCGACATGCGGTTCGAGATGAGCGACCGGCGCGACATGCGGCTGCCGGCCGCGTCTTCCGTGACCCTGCAGTACGCACGCGGTAAGGACAATCCATGA
- a CDS encoding DUF1290 domain-containing protein — protein sequence MIAVVALAIGIVLGLVLHPTVPGWLQPYLPIAIVAALDAVFGAFRSILEGLFDDKVFVVSFVSNVLVAALIVFLGDQLGVGAQLSTGVIVVLGIRIFTNVAAIRRGLLKA from the coding sequence ATGATCGCTGTCGTCGCGCTGGCCATCGGGATCGTGCTCGGGCTCGTCCTGCACCCGACGGTGCCCGGCTGGCTGCAGCCGTACCTCCCGATCGCGATCGTCGCGGCGCTCGACGCGGTGTTCGGCGCGTTCCGGTCGATCCTGGAGGGGCTGTTCGACGACAAGGTGTTCGTGGTGTCGTTCGTCTCCAACGTGCTCGTCGCCGCGTTGATCGTCTTCCTCGGCGACCAGCTGGGGGTCGGCGCGCAGCTGTCCACCGGTGTGATCGTCGTGCTCGGCATCCGGATCTTCACCAACGTCGCCGCGATCCGGCGCGGCCTGTTGAAGGCGTGA
- a CDS encoding NTP transferase domain-containing protein: protein MRAVVMAGGEGTRLRPLTANTPKPLLPVVNRPIMEHVLRLLRRHGFTETVVTVQFLASLIRNYFGDGEDFGMSLQYATEEAPLGTAGSVKNAAEALTDDTFVVVSGDALTDIDLEKLVAFHQENGALATVCLVRVPNPLEFGITIVDDEGRIQRFLEKPSWGQVFSDTVNTGIYVLEPEILDHVPAGEVVDWSGDVFPKLLEAGAPLFGYVADGYWEDVGTHDSYLKAHADVLSGRTGIEIDGFEMAPGVWVGEDAELDPDAVLRGPLYIGDYAKVENGVELRDGTVLGSNVIVKDGAFLHRAIVQDNAFIGGQTNLRGCVIGKNTDVMRSARIEEGSIVGDECVIEEEAYVSSGVKVFPFKTIEAGAVVNTSVVWESRGHRGLFGTRGVSGLINVEMTPELAVRLASAYASTLRKGDAVIVARDHSRAARTLKRAVVSALNAGGIEVRDIELSPVPVARFETSRGDVSGGILIRTSPGDAQSVDIIFLDENGADLTAAAQRKLERLFSRQEFRRAFPGEIADLTYPPRTVELYVQELLSCVDTSGIREAGLKVVVDCAGGSSSIVLPQLLGACGVDALTVGSGLDEASPTETLADRMRDLERLATLVSSSRAAFGVRFDPVGERISLVDERGSLVPDDRALLVFLDLVAAEVRQGKVALPITTTRLAERIGQTHGVGIEWTATGAPALTAASRDGVILGADGRGGFVIPAVSPSIDGVAAFVRLLGLVARDDITVSEIEARIPEMHLLRRAVPTPWAGKGQVMRTVLEAAGDRPVDTTDGLRIIEGDDRWALILPDPAEPVTHILAEAPDDDAVQDLLDEWAEVVEAAAPVTGD from the coding sequence ATGCGTGCAGTAGTGATGGCAGGCGGCGAGGGGACGCGACTGCGACCACTCACCGCGAACACCCCGAAGCCACTGCTCCCCGTCGTCAACCGGCCGATCATGGAACACGTCCTGCGGCTGCTCCGCAGGCACGGCTTCACCGAGACGGTGGTGACCGTGCAGTTCCTGGCGTCGCTGATCCGGAACTACTTCGGCGACGGCGAGGACTTCGGCATGTCCCTGCAGTACGCGACCGAGGAGGCGCCGCTCGGCACCGCGGGCAGCGTGAAGAACGCCGCGGAAGCGCTCACCGACGACACGTTCGTCGTCGTCTCCGGCGACGCGCTCACCGACATCGACCTGGAGAAGCTGGTCGCGTTCCACCAGGAGAACGGCGCGCTCGCGACCGTCTGCCTGGTGCGGGTGCCGAACCCGCTGGAGTTCGGCATCACCATCGTCGACGACGAGGGCAGGATCCAGCGGTTCCTGGAGAAGCCGAGCTGGGGCCAGGTGTTCTCCGACACCGTGAACACCGGCATCTACGTACTCGAGCCCGAGATCCTCGACCACGTGCCCGCCGGCGAGGTCGTGGACTGGTCCGGCGACGTCTTCCCGAAGCTGCTCGAGGCCGGCGCCCCGCTGTTCGGCTACGTCGCGGACGGCTACTGGGAGGACGTCGGCACCCACGACAGCTACCTGAAGGCGCACGCCGACGTGCTCTCCGGCCGCACCGGCATCGAGATCGACGGCTTCGAGATGGCGCCAGGCGTGTGGGTCGGTGAGGACGCCGAGCTGGACCCGGACGCCGTACTCCGCGGCCCGCTCTACATCGGCGACTACGCGAAGGTGGAGAACGGCGTCGAGCTGCGCGACGGCACCGTGCTCGGCAGCAACGTGATCGTCAAGGACGGCGCGTTCTTGCATCGCGCGATCGTGCAGGACAACGCGTTCATCGGCGGCCAGACGAACCTGCGCGGTTGCGTGATCGGCAAGAACACCGACGTGATGCGCAGCGCACGGATCGAGGAAGGCTCGATCGTCGGGGACGAGTGCGTCATCGAGGAGGAGGCGTACGTCTCGTCCGGGGTGAAGGTCTTCCCGTTCAAGACCATCGAGGCCGGCGCCGTGGTGAACACCAGCGTGGTCTGGGAGTCGCGCGGCCACCGGGGGCTGTTCGGCACCCGCGGCGTCAGTGGGCTGATCAACGTGGAGATGACGCCGGAGCTCGCGGTGCGGCTGGCGAGCGCGTATGCCAGCACGTTGCGCAAGGGCGACGCGGTCATCGTCGCGCGCGACCACTCCCGCGCCGCGCGCACGCTGAAGCGCGCCGTGGTGAGCGCGCTCAACGCAGGCGGCATCGAGGTGCGCGACATCGAGCTCAGCCCGGTGCCTGTGGCCAGGTTCGAGACGTCCCGGGGGGACGTGTCGGGTGGCATCCTCATCCGCACGTCACCCGGCGACGCGCAGAGCGTCGACATCATCTTCCTGGACGAGAACGGCGCCGACCTCACCGCCGCCGCACAGCGCAAGCTGGAGCGGCTGTTCTCCCGGCAGGAGTTCCGCCGCGCGTTCCCCGGCGAGATCGCCGACCTCACCTACCCGCCCCGCACGGTCGAGCTCTACGTGCAGGAGCTGCTGTCGTGCGTGGACACCTCCGGCATCAGGGAGGCCGGGCTGAAGGTCGTCGTCGACTGCGCGGGCGGCTCCTCGTCGATCGTGCTGCCGCAGCTGCTCGGCGCCTGCGGCGTCGACGCCCTGACCGTCGGCAGCGGTCTCGACGAGGCCTCGCCGACGGAGACGCTCGCGGACCGGATGCGCGACCTGGAACGGCTGGCGACGCTCGTGTCGTCGTCGCGTGCGGCCTTCGGGGTGCGCTTCGACCCGGTCGGGGAGCGGATCAGCCTGGTGGACGAGCGCGGCTCGCTGGTGCCGGACGACCGGGCGCTACTGGTCTTCCTCGACCTGGTCGCCGCCGAGGTGCGGCAGGGCAAGGTCGCGCTGCCGATCACCACCACGAGGCTCGCCGAGCGGATCGGCCAGACGCACGGCGTCGGCATCGAGTGGACGGCAACCGGCGCGCCCGCGCTCACCGCCGCGTCCAGGGACGGCGTCATCCTCGGTGCGGACGGCAGGGGCGGCTTCGTGATCCCGGCGGTGAGCCCGTCCATCGACGGCGTCGCGGCGTTCGTGCGGTTGCTCGGCCTGGTCGCGCGCGACGACATCACCGTCAGCGAGATCGAGGCGCGCATCCCCGAGATGCACCTGCTCCGCCGCGCGGTGCCGACGCCGTGGGCCGGCAAGGGCCAGGTCATGCGCACGGTGCTCGAGGCCGCGGGCGACCGGCCGGTGGACACCACCGACGGCCTGCGCATCATCGAGGGTGACGACCGGTGGGCGCTGATCCTGCCGGACCCGGCCGAGCCGGTCACCCATATCCTGGCCGAGGCGCCAGACGACGACGCCGTACAGGATCTGCTCGACGAGTGGGCCGAGGTCGTGGAGGCTGCTGCGCCGGTGACCGGCGACTGA